In Euwallacea fornicatus isolate EFF26 chromosome 36, ASM4011564v1, whole genome shotgun sequence, a genomic segment contains:
- the Adar gene encoding double-stranded RNA-specific editase Adar isoform X5, with the protein MGNDSEFIIEKRKTQSRGKNGNLKSRGSLEAMECENENENKEPRRKRLLDDLLSGMLPFDLKIKPRQMNQILDGKNPISILNELFASLTYEVESVAGPAHDPVFVLSLKLKDYNKKFFGSGASKKLARTNAALSALQHIFNFPAKSEEVILTESEISVFSNLEETDFCSTSTDSKSNDKPAPAKRKKTEISLTDKNPVSILNELRVGLKYEVASVEGPPHNPVFSISVELDGQKYYGQGASKKVARAKAAEEALKSFIQFPNNGTIVMTSSMINTNTDFTSDKVDEELKAAPTDAPRDKNPVMLLNELYPNAVYSFTHNETDVVNRFKTSITIDNETFFGTGSSKRSAKSAAAKIALAKLIKYNPIEGLMNGHPDLDSSVSHESLLKADAIGRMVNETFMKVMEGDILHSRKKVLAGIVMTRSETVEDAEVLCVTTGTKCVSGGHICLNGSSLNDMHAEIVARRCLVNYLYDQLELLTNEGEAKPEIERIFFRPGMELAKDFPYHNLDTASTSIFVPRANNRGYELREGIEFHLYINTAPCGDARIFSPHEDSAVDRHPNRISRGQLRTKIESGEGTIPIRGTSGIQTWDGIIQGERLLTMSCSDKICKWNVLGLQGALLSHFIEPIYLKSLVLGGLMKEPHLYRAICGRIESTLQGLPPPFQLNRPQMLKSTSVEVRRAQKAPSFAVIWTKSMEKPEVVSTERGKPDTGISLMCKQKLAQKFYRLEGKLSTISDEKIATTTYADAKESVKTYVAARQTLYEAFKKAQLGSWVMKPLEQDLFEFTSEISDE; encoded by the exons ATGGGGAACGATTCGGaatttataattgaaaaacggAAAACCCAATCGCGTGGGAAAAACGGGAATTTGAAATCTCGAGGGAGCTTGGAAGCAATGGAATGTGAAAATGAGAATGAGAACAAGGAGCCCCGAAGGAAGAGACTTTTAGATG ATTTACTTTCAGGTATGCTGCCGTTTGATCTAAAAATCAAACCACGGCAAATGAATCAAATTCTCGATgggaaaaatccaatttccaTCCTTAACGAATTGTTCGCCTCCTTAACCTACGAAGTGGAGAGTGTAGCGGGTCCTGCTCACGATCCAGTGTTCGTGCTCTCCCTAAAGCTTAAAGATTATAACAAGAAGTTTTTTGGATCCGGAGCTTCCAAGAAGCTTGCCAGGACGAATGCCGCTTTAAGTGCTTTgcagcacatttttaatttccccGCAAAATCGGAGGAAGTGATCCTAACCGAGAGCGAAATTTCTGTTTTCAGTAATTTGGAAGAAACAGACTTTTGTAGTACAAGTACAG ATAGCAAAAGCAATGATAAACCCGCACCGGCAAAACGTAAAAAGACCGAGATAAGCTTAACTGATAAGAACCCTGTTTCCATCCTAAACGAGTTACGAGTGGGGCTAAAGTACGAAGTAGCCAGCGTTGAGGGTCCCCCGCACAATCCAGTCTTCTCCATTTCCGTGGAGCTCGATGGCCAGAAGTACTACGGACAAGGTGCCTCGAAGAAGGTGGCCCGTGCCAAGGCCGCGGAGGAAGCTCTGAAGTCCTTCATTCAATTCCCTAATAACGGGACGATAGTTATGACCTCCAGCATGATTAATACGAACACGGATTTCACTAGTGATAAAGTTGATGAAGAACTGAAGGCTGCGCCTACCGACGCGCCGAGGGACAAAAACCCTGTAATGCTGCTCAATGAGCTTTACCCAAATGCAGTCTACTCTTTTACCCATAACGAAACTGATGTGGTGAACCGATTTAAGACCAGCATTACGATTGATAATGAGACTTTCTTTGGAACTG GATCAAGTAAACGAAGCGCCAAATCTGCAGCTGCCAAGATCGCCCTGGCTAAACTCATAAAATACAACCCCATTGAAGGGCTCATGAATGGTCATCCGGATCTCGATTCCAGCGTGTCTCACGAGAGTCTACTTAAAGCAGATGCAATCGGAAG GATGGTGAATGAGACATTTATGAAAGTCATGGAGGGCGACATTCTGCATTCGCGCAAGAAAGTATTGGCCGGCATTGTGATGACCAGGAGCGAGACCGTGGAGGACGCCGAGGTTCTGTGCGTGACGACCGGTACCAAATGCGTCTCGGGAGGTCACATATGCCTGAACGGGTCTTCTTTGAACGATATGCACGCTGAAATTGTCGCAAGACGGTGTTTGGTCAATTATCTATACGATCAACTGGAACTTCTCACTAATGAAGGTGAGGCAAAGCCTGAAATTgagaggattttttttcggcCGGGAATGGAATTGGCTAAGGATTTTCCTTACCACAATTTAGATACAGCCTCGACATCGATCTTCGTGCCGAGAGCTAACAATCGGGGCTACGAATTGCGTGAAGGGATCGAGTTTCATTTGTACATTAACACGGCTCCATGCGGCGACGCCCGCATTTTTAGCCCTCACGAAGACTCTGCTGTAGATCGACACCCTAATAGAATCTCCCGAGGGCAGTTGCGTACGAAAATCGAGTCGGGCGAAGGAACCATCCCCATCAGGGGCACTTCCGGGATTCAGACTTGGGATGGAATTATTCAG GGTGAACGACTTCTGACGATGTCATGTTCCGATAAAATATGCAAGTGGAATGTTTTGGGTCTCCAAGGAGCACTGTTGTCACATTTTATCGAGCCGATCTACCTCAAGAGTCTCGTGTTGGGCGGATTGATGAAGGAACCACATTTGTACAG AGCGATATGCGGCCGAATCGAGTCGACCCTGCAGGGTCTGCCGCCGCCATTTCAGTTGAACCGGCCACAAATGTTGAAATCGACGTCTGTCGAGGTGCGACGCGCCCAGAAGGCGCCCAGTTTCGCCGTGATCTGGACGAAATCCATGGAAAAGCCGGAAGTCGTGTCGACGGAACGGGGCAAGCCGGACACGGGCATTTCGTTGATGTGCAAACAGAAGTTGGCTCAGAAGTTTTACAGGTTGGAGGGGAAATTGTCCACGATCAGCGACGAGAAGATCGCCACCACCACGTATGCTGATGCGAAAGAGTCAGTTAAAACTTATGTG GCTGCAAGGCAAACTCTATACGAAGCCTTCAAAAAAGCTCAACTGGGATCTTGGGTCATGAAGCCACTTGAACAGGACCTCTTCGAATTCACATCAGAAATTTCTGATGAATAA
- the Adar gene encoding double-stranded RNA-specific editase Adar isoform X2, giving the protein MGNDSEFIIEKRKTQSRGKNGNLKSRGSLEAMECENENENKEPRRKRLLDDRKSNDTPALPKRKKNEISLTSKNPVSILNELRVGIKYEVASVEGPPHNPIFSVSVELDGQKYYGQGATKKVARIKAAEEALMSFIQMPNSGTLEMTSDMINTSANFTSDKIEEEKKGVRTTALKHKISVMLFSEPHPNADYSFTNNETDVNKLKPGITIDNETFFKTGMLPFDLKIKPRQMNQILDGKNPISILNELFASLTYEVESVAGPAHDPVFVLSLKLKDYNKKFFGSGASKKLARTNAALSALQHIFNFPAKSEEVILTESEISVFSNLEETDFCSTSTDSKSNDKPAPAKRKKTEISLTDKNPVSILNELRVGLKYEVASVEGPPHNPVFSISVELDGQKYYGQGASKKVARAKAAEEALKSFIQFPNNGTIVMTSSMINTNTDFTSDKVDEELKAAPTDAPRDKNPVMLLNELYPNAVYSFTHNETDVVNRFKTSITIDNETFFGTGSSKRSAKSAAAKIALAKLIKYNPIEGLMNGHPDLDSSVSHESLLKADAIGRMVNETFMKVMEGDILHSRKKVLAGIVMTRSETVEDAEVLCVTTGTKCVSGGHICLNGSSLNDMHAEIVARRCLVNYLYDQLELLTNEGEAKPEIERIFFRPGMELAKDFPYHNLDTASTSIFVPRANNRGYELREGIEFHLYINTAPCGDARIFSPHEDSAVDRHPNRISRGQLRTKIESGEGTIPIRGTSGIQTWDGIIQGERLLTMSCSDKICKWNVLGLQGALLSHFIEPIYLKSLVLGGLMKEPHLYRAICGRIESTLQGLPPPFQLNRPQMLKSTSVEVRRAQKAPSFAVIWTKSMEKPEVVSTERGKPDTGISLMCKQKLAQKFYRLEGKLSTISDEKIATTTYADAKESVKTYVAARQTLYEAFKKAQLGSWVMKPLEQDLFEFTSEISDE; this is encoded by the exons ATGGGGAACGATTCGGaatttataattgaaaaacggAAAACCCAATCGCGTGGGAAAAACGGGAATTTGAAATCTCGAGGGAGCTTGGAAGCAATGGAATGTGAAAATGAGAATGAGAACAAGGAGCCCCGAAGGAAGAGACTTTTAGATG ATAGAAAAAGCAATGATACCCCCGCACTGCCAAAACGTAAAAAGAACGAGATTAGCTTAACCAGTAAAAACCCCGTTTCCATCCTAAACGAGTTACGAGTGGGGATAAAGTACGAAGTAGCCAGCGTTGAGGGCCCTCCGCACAATCCAATCTTTTCCGTTTCCGTGGAGCTCGATGGTCAAAAGTACTACGGACAAGGAGCCACGAAGAAGGTGGCCCGTATTAAGGCCGCAGAGGAAGCTCTGATGTCCTTCATTCAAATGCCCAATAGCGGGACGCTAGAGATGACCTCCGACATGATTAATACGAGCGCGAATTTCACTAGTGataaaattgaagaagaaaagaaGGGTGTGCGCACCACCGCGCTGAAGCATAAAATCTCTGTAATGCTGTTCAGTGAGCCTCACCCCAATGCAGATTATTCGTTTACCAACAATGAGACTGATGTGAACAAACTTAAGCCCGGAATTACAATTGATAATGAGACTTTCTTTAAAACCG GTATGCTGCCGTTTGATCTAAAAATCAAACCACGGCAAATGAATCAAATTCTCGATgggaaaaatccaatttccaTCCTTAACGAATTGTTCGCCTCCTTAACCTACGAAGTGGAGAGTGTAGCGGGTCCTGCTCACGATCCAGTGTTCGTGCTCTCCCTAAAGCTTAAAGATTATAACAAGAAGTTTTTTGGATCCGGAGCTTCCAAGAAGCTTGCCAGGACGAATGCCGCTTTAAGTGCTTTgcagcacatttttaatttccccGCAAAATCGGAGGAAGTGATCCTAACCGAGAGCGAAATTTCTGTTTTCAGTAATTTGGAAGAAACAGACTTTTGTAGTACAAGTACAG ATAGCAAAAGCAATGATAAACCCGCACCGGCAAAACGTAAAAAGACCGAGATAAGCTTAACTGATAAGAACCCTGTTTCCATCCTAAACGAGTTACGAGTGGGGCTAAAGTACGAAGTAGCCAGCGTTGAGGGTCCCCCGCACAATCCAGTCTTCTCCATTTCCGTGGAGCTCGATGGCCAGAAGTACTACGGACAAGGTGCCTCGAAGAAGGTGGCCCGTGCCAAGGCCGCGGAGGAAGCTCTGAAGTCCTTCATTCAATTCCCTAATAACGGGACGATAGTTATGACCTCCAGCATGATTAATACGAACACGGATTTCACTAGTGATAAAGTTGATGAAGAACTGAAGGCTGCGCCTACCGACGCGCCGAGGGACAAAAACCCTGTAATGCTGCTCAATGAGCTTTACCCAAATGCAGTCTACTCTTTTACCCATAACGAAACTGATGTGGTGAACCGATTTAAGACCAGCATTACGATTGATAATGAGACTTTCTTTGGAACTG GATCAAGTAAACGAAGCGCCAAATCTGCAGCTGCCAAGATCGCCCTGGCTAAACTCATAAAATACAACCCCATTGAAGGGCTCATGAATGGTCATCCGGATCTCGATTCCAGCGTGTCTCACGAGAGTCTACTTAAAGCAGATGCAATCGGAAG GATGGTGAATGAGACATTTATGAAAGTCATGGAGGGCGACATTCTGCATTCGCGCAAGAAAGTATTGGCCGGCATTGTGATGACCAGGAGCGAGACCGTGGAGGACGCCGAGGTTCTGTGCGTGACGACCGGTACCAAATGCGTCTCGGGAGGTCACATATGCCTGAACGGGTCTTCTTTGAACGATATGCACGCTGAAATTGTCGCAAGACGGTGTTTGGTCAATTATCTATACGATCAACTGGAACTTCTCACTAATGAAGGTGAGGCAAAGCCTGAAATTgagaggattttttttcggcCGGGAATGGAATTGGCTAAGGATTTTCCTTACCACAATTTAGATACAGCCTCGACATCGATCTTCGTGCCGAGAGCTAACAATCGGGGCTACGAATTGCGTGAAGGGATCGAGTTTCATTTGTACATTAACACGGCTCCATGCGGCGACGCCCGCATTTTTAGCCCTCACGAAGACTCTGCTGTAGATCGACACCCTAATAGAATCTCCCGAGGGCAGTTGCGTACGAAAATCGAGTCGGGCGAAGGAACCATCCCCATCAGGGGCACTTCCGGGATTCAGACTTGGGATGGAATTATTCAG GGTGAACGACTTCTGACGATGTCATGTTCCGATAAAATATGCAAGTGGAATGTTTTGGGTCTCCAAGGAGCACTGTTGTCACATTTTATCGAGCCGATCTACCTCAAGAGTCTCGTGTTGGGCGGATTGATGAAGGAACCACATTTGTACAG AGCGATATGCGGCCGAATCGAGTCGACCCTGCAGGGTCTGCCGCCGCCATTTCAGTTGAACCGGCCACAAATGTTGAAATCGACGTCTGTCGAGGTGCGACGCGCCCAGAAGGCGCCCAGTTTCGCCGTGATCTGGACGAAATCCATGGAAAAGCCGGAAGTCGTGTCGACGGAACGGGGCAAGCCGGACACGGGCATTTCGTTGATGTGCAAACAGAAGTTGGCTCAGAAGTTTTACAGGTTGGAGGGGAAATTGTCCACGATCAGCGACGAGAAGATCGCCACCACCACGTATGCTGATGCGAAAGAGTCAGTTAAAACTTATGTG GCTGCAAGGCAAACTCTATACGAAGCCTTCAAAAAAGCTCAACTGGGATCTTGGGTCATGAAGCCACTTGAACAGGACCTCTTCGAATTCACATCAGAAATTTCTGATGAATAA
- the Adar gene encoding double-stranded RNA-specific editase Adar isoform X1 — MGNDSEFIIEKRKTQSRGKNGNLKSRGSLEAMECENENENKEPRRKRLLDDRKSNDTPALPKRKKNEISLTSKNPVSILNELRVGIKYEVASVEGPPHNPIFSVSVELDGQKYYGQGATKKVARIKAAEEALMSFIQMPNSGTLEMTSDMINTSANFTSDKIEEEKKGVRTTALKHKISVMLFSEPHPNADYSFTNNETDVNKLKPGITIDNETFFKTDLLSGMLPFDLKIKPRQMNQILDGKNPISILNELFASLTYEVESVAGPAHDPVFVLSLKLKDYNKKFFGSGASKKLARTNAALSALQHIFNFPAKSEEVILTESEISVFSNLEETDFCSTSTDSKSNDKPAPAKRKKTEISLTDKNPVSILNELRVGLKYEVASVEGPPHNPVFSISVELDGQKYYGQGASKKVARAKAAEEALKSFIQFPNNGTIVMTSSMINTNTDFTSDKVDEELKAAPTDAPRDKNPVMLLNELYPNAVYSFTHNETDVVNRFKTSITIDNETFFGTGSSKRSAKSAAAKIALAKLIKYNPIEGLMNGHPDLDSSVSHESLLKADAIGRMVNETFMKVMEGDILHSRKKVLAGIVMTRSETVEDAEVLCVTTGTKCVSGGHICLNGSSLNDMHAEIVARRCLVNYLYDQLELLTNEGEAKPEIERIFFRPGMELAKDFPYHNLDTASTSIFVPRANNRGYELREGIEFHLYINTAPCGDARIFSPHEDSAVDRHPNRISRGQLRTKIESGEGTIPIRGTSGIQTWDGIIQGERLLTMSCSDKICKWNVLGLQGALLSHFIEPIYLKSLVLGGLMKEPHLYRAICGRIESTLQGLPPPFQLNRPQMLKSTSVEVRRAQKAPSFAVIWTKSMEKPEVVSTERGKPDTGISLMCKQKLAQKFYRLEGKLSTISDEKIATTTYADAKESVKTYVAARQTLYEAFKKAQLGSWVMKPLEQDLFEFTSEISDE; from the exons ATGGGGAACGATTCGGaatttataattgaaaaacggAAAACCCAATCGCGTGGGAAAAACGGGAATTTGAAATCTCGAGGGAGCTTGGAAGCAATGGAATGTGAAAATGAGAATGAGAACAAGGAGCCCCGAAGGAAGAGACTTTTAGATG ATAGAAAAAGCAATGATACCCCCGCACTGCCAAAACGTAAAAAGAACGAGATTAGCTTAACCAGTAAAAACCCCGTTTCCATCCTAAACGAGTTACGAGTGGGGATAAAGTACGAAGTAGCCAGCGTTGAGGGCCCTCCGCACAATCCAATCTTTTCCGTTTCCGTGGAGCTCGATGGTCAAAAGTACTACGGACAAGGAGCCACGAAGAAGGTGGCCCGTATTAAGGCCGCAGAGGAAGCTCTGATGTCCTTCATTCAAATGCCCAATAGCGGGACGCTAGAGATGACCTCCGACATGATTAATACGAGCGCGAATTTCACTAGTGataaaattgaagaagaaaagaaGGGTGTGCGCACCACCGCGCTGAAGCATAAAATCTCTGTAATGCTGTTCAGTGAGCCTCACCCCAATGCAGATTATTCGTTTACCAACAATGAGACTGATGTGAACAAACTTAAGCCCGGAATTACAATTGATAATGAGACTTTCTTTAAAACCG ATTTACTTTCAGGTATGCTGCCGTTTGATCTAAAAATCAAACCACGGCAAATGAATCAAATTCTCGATgggaaaaatccaatttccaTCCTTAACGAATTGTTCGCCTCCTTAACCTACGAAGTGGAGAGTGTAGCGGGTCCTGCTCACGATCCAGTGTTCGTGCTCTCCCTAAAGCTTAAAGATTATAACAAGAAGTTTTTTGGATCCGGAGCTTCCAAGAAGCTTGCCAGGACGAATGCCGCTTTAAGTGCTTTgcagcacatttttaatttccccGCAAAATCGGAGGAAGTGATCCTAACCGAGAGCGAAATTTCTGTTTTCAGTAATTTGGAAGAAACAGACTTTTGTAGTACAAGTACAG ATAGCAAAAGCAATGATAAACCCGCACCGGCAAAACGTAAAAAGACCGAGATAAGCTTAACTGATAAGAACCCTGTTTCCATCCTAAACGAGTTACGAGTGGGGCTAAAGTACGAAGTAGCCAGCGTTGAGGGTCCCCCGCACAATCCAGTCTTCTCCATTTCCGTGGAGCTCGATGGCCAGAAGTACTACGGACAAGGTGCCTCGAAGAAGGTGGCCCGTGCCAAGGCCGCGGAGGAAGCTCTGAAGTCCTTCATTCAATTCCCTAATAACGGGACGATAGTTATGACCTCCAGCATGATTAATACGAACACGGATTTCACTAGTGATAAAGTTGATGAAGAACTGAAGGCTGCGCCTACCGACGCGCCGAGGGACAAAAACCCTGTAATGCTGCTCAATGAGCTTTACCCAAATGCAGTCTACTCTTTTACCCATAACGAAACTGATGTGGTGAACCGATTTAAGACCAGCATTACGATTGATAATGAGACTTTCTTTGGAACTG GATCAAGTAAACGAAGCGCCAAATCTGCAGCTGCCAAGATCGCCCTGGCTAAACTCATAAAATACAACCCCATTGAAGGGCTCATGAATGGTCATCCGGATCTCGATTCCAGCGTGTCTCACGAGAGTCTACTTAAAGCAGATGCAATCGGAAG GATGGTGAATGAGACATTTATGAAAGTCATGGAGGGCGACATTCTGCATTCGCGCAAGAAAGTATTGGCCGGCATTGTGATGACCAGGAGCGAGACCGTGGAGGACGCCGAGGTTCTGTGCGTGACGACCGGTACCAAATGCGTCTCGGGAGGTCACATATGCCTGAACGGGTCTTCTTTGAACGATATGCACGCTGAAATTGTCGCAAGACGGTGTTTGGTCAATTATCTATACGATCAACTGGAACTTCTCACTAATGAAGGTGAGGCAAAGCCTGAAATTgagaggattttttttcggcCGGGAATGGAATTGGCTAAGGATTTTCCTTACCACAATTTAGATACAGCCTCGACATCGATCTTCGTGCCGAGAGCTAACAATCGGGGCTACGAATTGCGTGAAGGGATCGAGTTTCATTTGTACATTAACACGGCTCCATGCGGCGACGCCCGCATTTTTAGCCCTCACGAAGACTCTGCTGTAGATCGACACCCTAATAGAATCTCCCGAGGGCAGTTGCGTACGAAAATCGAGTCGGGCGAAGGAACCATCCCCATCAGGGGCACTTCCGGGATTCAGACTTGGGATGGAATTATTCAG GGTGAACGACTTCTGACGATGTCATGTTCCGATAAAATATGCAAGTGGAATGTTTTGGGTCTCCAAGGAGCACTGTTGTCACATTTTATCGAGCCGATCTACCTCAAGAGTCTCGTGTTGGGCGGATTGATGAAGGAACCACATTTGTACAG AGCGATATGCGGCCGAATCGAGTCGACCCTGCAGGGTCTGCCGCCGCCATTTCAGTTGAACCGGCCACAAATGTTGAAATCGACGTCTGTCGAGGTGCGACGCGCCCAGAAGGCGCCCAGTTTCGCCGTGATCTGGACGAAATCCATGGAAAAGCCGGAAGTCGTGTCGACGGAACGGGGCAAGCCGGACACGGGCATTTCGTTGATGTGCAAACAGAAGTTGGCTCAGAAGTTTTACAGGTTGGAGGGGAAATTGTCCACGATCAGCGACGAGAAGATCGCCACCACCACGTATGCTGATGCGAAAGAGTCAGTTAAAACTTATGTG GCTGCAAGGCAAACTCTATACGAAGCCTTCAAAAAAGCTCAACTGGGATCTTGGGTCATGAAGCCACTTGAACAGGACCTCTTCGAATTCACATCAGAAATTTCTGATGAATAA
- the Adar gene encoding double-stranded RNA-specific editase Adar isoform X4: MGNDSEFIIEKRKTQSRGKNGNLKSRGSLEAMECENENENKEPRRKRLLDDRKSNDTPALPKRKKNEISLTSKNPVSILNELRVGIKYEVASVEGPPHNPIFSVSVELDGQKYYGQGATKKVARIKAAEEALMSFIQMPNSGTLEMTSDMINTSANFTSDKIEEEKKGVRTTALKHKISVMLFSEPHPNADYSFTNNETDVNKLKPGITIDNETFFKTDSKSNDKPAPAKRKKTEISLTDKNPVSILNELRVGLKYEVASVEGPPHNPVFSISVELDGQKYYGQGASKKVARAKAAEEALKSFIQFPNNGTIVMTSSMINTNTDFTSDKVDEELKAAPTDAPRDKNPVMLLNELYPNAVYSFTHNETDVVNRFKTSITIDNETFFGTGSSKRSAKSAAAKIALAKLIKYNPIEGLMNGHPDLDSSVSHESLLKADAIGRMVNETFMKVMEGDILHSRKKVLAGIVMTRSETVEDAEVLCVTTGTKCVSGGHICLNGSSLNDMHAEIVARRCLVNYLYDQLELLTNEGEAKPEIERIFFRPGMELAKDFPYHNLDTASTSIFVPRANNRGYELREGIEFHLYINTAPCGDARIFSPHEDSAVDRHPNRISRGQLRTKIESGEGTIPIRGTSGIQTWDGIIQGERLLTMSCSDKICKWNVLGLQGALLSHFIEPIYLKSLVLGGLMKEPHLYRAICGRIESTLQGLPPPFQLNRPQMLKSTSVEVRRAQKAPSFAVIWTKSMEKPEVVSTERGKPDTGISLMCKQKLAQKFYRLEGKLSTISDEKIATTTYADAKESVKTYVAARQTLYEAFKKAQLGSWVMKPLEQDLFEFTSEISDE, encoded by the exons ATGGGGAACGATTCGGaatttataattgaaaaacggAAAACCCAATCGCGTGGGAAAAACGGGAATTTGAAATCTCGAGGGAGCTTGGAAGCAATGGAATGTGAAAATGAGAATGAGAACAAGGAGCCCCGAAGGAAGAGACTTTTAGATG ATAGAAAAAGCAATGATACCCCCGCACTGCCAAAACGTAAAAAGAACGAGATTAGCTTAACCAGTAAAAACCCCGTTTCCATCCTAAACGAGTTACGAGTGGGGATAAAGTACGAAGTAGCCAGCGTTGAGGGCCCTCCGCACAATCCAATCTTTTCCGTTTCCGTGGAGCTCGATGGTCAAAAGTACTACGGACAAGGAGCCACGAAGAAGGTGGCCCGTATTAAGGCCGCAGAGGAAGCTCTGATGTCCTTCATTCAAATGCCCAATAGCGGGACGCTAGAGATGACCTCCGACATGATTAATACGAGCGCGAATTTCACTAGTGataaaattgaagaagaaaagaaGGGTGTGCGCACCACCGCGCTGAAGCATAAAATCTCTGTAATGCTGTTCAGTGAGCCTCACCCCAATGCAGATTATTCGTTTACCAACAATGAGACTGATGTGAACAAACTTAAGCCCGGAATTACAATTGATAATGAGACTTTCTTTAAAACCG ATAGCAAAAGCAATGATAAACCCGCACCGGCAAAACGTAAAAAGACCGAGATAAGCTTAACTGATAAGAACCCTGTTTCCATCCTAAACGAGTTACGAGTGGGGCTAAAGTACGAAGTAGCCAGCGTTGAGGGTCCCCCGCACAATCCAGTCTTCTCCATTTCCGTGGAGCTCGATGGCCAGAAGTACTACGGACAAGGTGCCTCGAAGAAGGTGGCCCGTGCCAAGGCCGCGGAGGAAGCTCTGAAGTCCTTCATTCAATTCCCTAATAACGGGACGATAGTTATGACCTCCAGCATGATTAATACGAACACGGATTTCACTAGTGATAAAGTTGATGAAGAACTGAAGGCTGCGCCTACCGACGCGCCGAGGGACAAAAACCCTGTAATGCTGCTCAATGAGCTTTACCCAAATGCAGTCTACTCTTTTACCCATAACGAAACTGATGTGGTGAACCGATTTAAGACCAGCATTACGATTGATAATGAGACTTTCTTTGGAACTG GATCAAGTAAACGAAGCGCCAAATCTGCAGCTGCCAAGATCGCCCTGGCTAAACTCATAAAATACAACCCCATTGAAGGGCTCATGAATGGTCATCCGGATCTCGATTCCAGCGTGTCTCACGAGAGTCTACTTAAAGCAGATGCAATCGGAAG GATGGTGAATGAGACATTTATGAAAGTCATGGAGGGCGACATTCTGCATTCGCGCAAGAAAGTATTGGCCGGCATTGTGATGACCAGGAGCGAGACCGTGGAGGACGCCGAGGTTCTGTGCGTGACGACCGGTACCAAATGCGTCTCGGGAGGTCACATATGCCTGAACGGGTCTTCTTTGAACGATATGCACGCTGAAATTGTCGCAAGACGGTGTTTGGTCAATTATCTATACGATCAACTGGAACTTCTCACTAATGAAGGTGAGGCAAAGCCTGAAATTgagaggattttttttcggcCGGGAATGGAATTGGCTAAGGATTTTCCTTACCACAATTTAGATACAGCCTCGACATCGATCTTCGTGCCGAGAGCTAACAATCGGGGCTACGAATTGCGTGAAGGGATCGAGTTTCATTTGTACATTAACACGGCTCCATGCGGCGACGCCCGCATTTTTAGCCCTCACGAAGACTCTGCTGTAGATCGACACCCTAATAGAATCTCCCGAGGGCAGTTGCGTACGAAAATCGAGTCGGGCGAAGGAACCATCCCCATCAGGGGCACTTCCGGGATTCAGACTTGGGATGGAATTATTCAG GGTGAACGACTTCTGACGATGTCATGTTCCGATAAAATATGCAAGTGGAATGTTTTGGGTCTCCAAGGAGCACTGTTGTCACATTTTATCGAGCCGATCTACCTCAAGAGTCTCGTGTTGGGCGGATTGATGAAGGAACCACATTTGTACAG AGCGATATGCGGCCGAATCGAGTCGACCCTGCAGGGTCTGCCGCCGCCATTTCAGTTGAACCGGCCACAAATGTTGAAATCGACGTCTGTCGAGGTGCGACGCGCCCAGAAGGCGCCCAGTTTCGCCGTGATCTGGACGAAATCCATGGAAAAGCCGGAAGTCGTGTCGACGGAACGGGGCAAGCCGGACACGGGCATTTCGTTGATGTGCAAACAGAAGTTGGCTCAGAAGTTTTACAGGTTGGAGGGGAAATTGTCCACGATCAGCGACGAGAAGATCGCCACCACCACGTATGCTGATGCGAAAGAGTCAGTTAAAACTTATGTG GCTGCAAGGCAAACTCTATACGAAGCCTTCAAAAAAGCTCAACTGGGATCTTGGGTCATGAAGCCACTTGAACAGGACCTCTTCGAATTCACATCAGAAATTTCTGATGAATAA